The DNA region AGCTTCGGCGACCTCGAGAGTCCCGAGGAGCTGCACCCCGAGACGGACACGGAGCGGACCATCGTGTCGGTGATGCACCATCGGGCTTCATCCTCCGGTGGCTGGCAGACCACGGCGGCGTGGGGCAGGAACCGGAACGACCCCGGGCTCACACTGGACGCGTTCCTGCTGGAGTCGGCGCTCACCATCGGCGGCCGGCATACCGTCCTCGGACGGTTCGAGGTCGCCGAGAAAGACGAGCTCTTCCTCGAGGACGACCCGCTCCACGGACTCGAATTCGAAGTCGTTCACGCGGGCCTGGGATATCTCTACGAGGCGCTTCAAGGGAGGCGGTGGGCTCTCGGCACGGGGGTGTACGGGTCCGTCTCCCACGTGCCGGACGAGATCGAGCCCGTGTACGGTTCGAATCCGCTCTCCGGCACCGTGTTCGCTCGTCTGAAGATTCGCTGAACGCGTGGAGCATTCCCGCGACCGGATCATCCTCTACGGCGCCGCGTTCCTGAGAGCGACGGCGACCGGGATGGTCGCCGTGCTGCTCGGGATCCATCTCGCTCGCCTGGGATTCGATCCGGCGGCGATCGGTGGGGTCGTGGCGGCGGGTCTCTCCGGGGCGGCCGCGGCGGCGCTCCTCACCACGCTCGCCGGGGATCGCGCGGGGCGCCGGCTCGTGCTCACCGTTCTCGCCCTTGCCGCGGCGCTGGGCACGGGGATCGTCGCGTTCGCCTCGGACCCGGCGCTCATCGGCTTCGCGGCCTTCTTCGGCATGCTGAACGGCATGGGGCGGGATCGCGGAGCGTCGATGATCCTGGACCAGGTCGTCCTTCCCGCCACGACCACGGATCGCAGGCGCACGGCCGCATTCGCCAAGTACAACATCGCGCAGGACGCCGGGCACGCGCTGGGGTCGCTCCTCGCGGGGCTGCCGATGCTCCTGCGCTCGGTGTTCCCGATCGGGGAGACCGAGTCGCTGCGGTTCGGCATCCTGGCCACGGCGGGGATGCTCCTTCTCACCGCGATCCTCTATCGAGGGCTCTCCCCGGCCGTGGAAGCCGAGGACGGCCGGCGGAAACGCGAGCTGAGCCCCTCGTCGCGCCGGGTCGTGACTCGTATCTCGGCTCTCTTCGCGCTCGACGGAGTCGGGGGCGGGTTCCTGACCACCGCGCTCCTCTCCTTCTTCTTCTACGCGCGGTTCGGAGTCGGGGAAGGTGTGATCGGCGCCCTCTTCTTCGGCGCCCGCGTCATGAACGCGTTCTCGCACCTCGGCGCCGCGTGGCTCGCGCGCCGGATCGGGCTGGTGAACACGATGGTCTTCACGCACATCCCCTCGAGCCTCCTCCTCGTCACGGTCACGATCGCGCCGAGCTTCGCCGTCGCGGCGGCGCTCTTCCTCCTGCGGGAGGGGCTCGTGGAGATGGACGTCCCGACGCGCCAGTCGTACGTGATGGCGGTGGTCGCGCCCGAGGAGCGGACGGTGGCGTCGGGGATCACGCACCTGGTCCGGCTCGGAGCGTGGGCGGTTGCTCCCGCCTTCGCCGGCTTCCTGATGCGCGGCGGCTCGATCGCGGCGCCGCTCTGGGTCGGGGCGGGAATGAAGATCGGGTACGACGTGCTGCTCTATCGGGCGTTCCGCTCCGTGCGGCCGCCGGAGGAGCGCGCGGAGCCGGTCTTGACCGCGACGAAGCAGTAGTTCTGGCAGAAGAGGGAGAGCGGGATCGCGAGCCCGCCGTCCACGGCGTCCCACGCCCGCGCGAGCGCGCCAGAGGTCCGCAGGCTCCGGGGAAGCCGCGCCCCCGAGTTTCGAGGCAGGATCCCGTACCGCCTGACCTCGACCACGTGGAGTCCCGCGCCGGCCGCGAGCCGGCGGATTTCCCCTCGCGTGTAGCGGTAGTCGTGGTGGTGCATGCCCGGCACGCGCCGCGCGGCCCAGTCGATCCAGCTGTACCGGTTCGGGAAGTGATAGCAGAGAAAGGCGCCCCCCGGCCGGAGAACGCGCGCGATCTCGGCGAGGCTCTTCGCCTCGCTCCCACCCGTCTCCCGCACGTGCTCGAGCACGCCGACCGAGACGACGCCGTCGAACGTCCCGTCGCCGTACGGAAGCGTGACCGGGTCTCGCGGGTCTCCCTGGGTGAACGCGTAGGATGGATCGGGGAGCCAGCGCGTGAATCGCGGCTCGAGGAGGGAAAAGCCCTCCGCGCGGTACCCGGAGCGCTGGAGGAAGTAGGAGAAGTGACCGTTCCCCGCGCCCCAATCGAGGACGCGGGATCCCTCGGGAAGGTACTTCCGGCAGAGACGGTAGAGCATCCGGTACTGGCGGGCTCCGACCAGGCTGCCGAGCGCGACGAGCTGATCCTCGGGATGGTCGATCGAGCGCCGGACGAGCTCGGCGAGGATCGCGTCCTCGCCCGGCCGGCTCATAGGCGTGGATGCACTCCGAGGATCCGGTCCCCCTGATGCTCGAGGTACGCCGCCACCGCCTCGCGGCGCATCGTCTCGGAGCGACGGAGGATGCGCACGAAGTCCGGATGGGTGCGGATCGGATCCACCCAGGGATCGCCTGCCATCGTCTGGTCGCAGTAGAAGCCCCCTTCGACGATCCGATCGAGCAGGTGGAGCGCGTGCTCGGTCTCGCCCAGATACGCGTAGCACCGCGCGACGAAATAGAGGCCCTCCGGATCGCGGAACGACGATGCCTCGATGGCGCGCATGTCCCGAAGCGCCCCTTCCCGATCTCCCTCGAGGAGACAGCGCATGAACGTGCCGAATCGACGGGCGTGCGGGTGGAGGACGCGCTGGAGCTCCTTGAAGACATCCAGGGCCTCGTCATTCCGGCCCAGGGTGCTCAGGCTGTAGCCTCGAACGAACGGCAGGTCGTGGCCGCGCGGCTTCTCCATGGCGCGCTCGTGATCACCCATCATCCAGTAGGTGTACGTCACGCTGAGGGGAAGGCTCGGATCGAGACGCTGGGCGCGCTCGGCGGCCGCGAGCGACGCGTCGAGAATGCCGCAGTAGCGGCATGCCTGGACGAGCCCGGCCATCAGCCCGGCCTCCGAGGGCCGCGCGCGTGCGCGATCCAGCAGCCGGACCATCGCCTCCTTCGCCTGGCCCATCTCGACCTCGAGGTACACGTAGAGGTTGTGAGCCAGGGAGAGATCGGGATTCAGCTCCAGCGCCCGGTGGAACGCGTCGGCCGCGCGCAGGTGATTCTCCTGGGAGTCCGCATCCATGTACTTCGCGAGCACGCGATAGATGCGGCCGAGCTGGGCCCACGCCGGCGCGTACTTCGGGTCCTCCTCGAGGCACTGGAGGTAGAGGTCCCGCGCCAGCGTCCAGCCCTCGCTCTCCTGCGCGAGCTGATTGGCGCGGAGGTAGAACTCGTACGCCTTGGCGGTCGCGGGCACGTCCCGCTGGAGCGAGCGCCGCTCGCGTCCCGAGAGGGGCTCCGAGATCGACTCGACGACCTGCCGGGCCAGGGAGTCCTGGAGCTGGAAGAGATCGATCATCGAGACCTGGGACGACTGGGTCCAGAGCACCGTTCCGTACGGCGCCTCCAGCAGCTGGGTCGAGACCCGGACCTGGTCTCCGACCCGGAGCAGGGTGCCGGTGACCACGAGGTCCACCTCGGCGATCTCGGCGATCTCCTTGAGGTCGAGATTCGGTCCCGTGAACCGGCTCGCGGCGAGCGTGCTCCGCACGACGATCGAGTCGATCCCGGCGAGCGACGCCGTGATCGCGTCGGGAAGGCTGAAGGTCAGGAACTCGCACTCCTCGTCGGCCCGAAGGCAGCGGAAGGGGAGCACCATGACGCGCGTCACCGCGCGCGCGCGGGGCGCCTCGCCGCCTTCGAGCAGGCGGAGCGCGGAGCGGATCTCCGCGGCCATCTCCGGCGCGGAGCCGAAGCGATCCGCGGACTTCTTCGCCAGGGCGCGCTGGATGAGCCGGTCCATGGCGATCACGGCGGGAGGTCCCGAGAGGGCCGGCGGATTCTCGAAGAGCGCGGCGTGGCGGATCTCCGCGGGGCCGTGGCCGGGGAACGCGGGATTCCCGCTCAGCATCTCGTAGAGGAGCGCCCCCACCGCGAAGAGATCCGTCCGCGCGTCGATGCTCTCGCGCTTCCACTGCTCGGGGGCCATGTAGCGGGGCGTCCCGACGATCAGCCCCGTAGCGGTGATGTCCTGCACCGTCACGCCTCGTGTCGTGTCGTCGAAGGGCCGCGCGAGGCCGAAGTCGAGGAGCTTGACGCCGTGGCTCGTGAGGAACACGTTCGACGGCTTGAGGTCGCGGTGCACGATCTCGTGCCGGTGGAGCGCCTCGAGCGCCGAGAGGACGCCCAGCGCGATCGATCCCGCCTGATCCAGCGGGATCGCTCCCTGAACGAGCCGGTTCACGAGCGGCTCCCCCTCGAGGAGCTCCATCGCGATCCAGAGCTCGCCCGACTCCTCTCCGACGTCGTACACCTGGCAGACGTTCGGATGGCTGATGCGCGCGGCGGACCGTGCCTCCCGCCAGAACCGCGTGCGCGTGTCTCCGCTCGCGGCCTCGCCCCGGATCATCTTGATCGCGACGCGGCGGCCGAGACGCTCGTCCTGGGCGGCATAGACCACGCCCATGCCTCCCTCGCCGAGGCGGTCGATGATCTTGAAGGAGCCGACGCGTTCCCGCATAGGCGAGGAGTATACCCGAGGCTTGGGTCAGTCCTTCGAGTCGGACTGCGGCTGCCTCACGATGAGCACGCTGCAGGGGGCGTGGCTCGCGACGTGCGCCGCGACGCTACCGAGAACCACCCGCTTGAGGCCGCTCCGGCCGTGGGATCCGACAACGACCAGATCCGCCTCCCAGCGCCGCGCCTCCTCGACCAGGACGGACCGCGGGTCGCCCGATATCAGGACACCCTCGGCGGCCCGTCCCGCCTCGCGCAGGCCCGAGGCCGCGCGCTCGGCCATCTCCTGGTGATAGCGATCCTGCTGCTCGATGAGCTGCGCGATCACGTCCGGCATGGCGGCGTCCCCCGCGGCGGGGAAGATGGGCGGCGAGACCGAGACGATGCGGAACCGGCTTCCTTCAGGCCACGGTGTCCGCTTCACGAACTCGATCGCGGTGGCGGAGAAGGGTGACTCGTCCACACCGATCAGCACGTTCATGGTACCTCCACGAGGATGGATCCGCCGGTGCCGCGCCTGGGTCTCCGGGGAAGAAGGGAAGGATCGTGGCGCGATCTTAGTGGAAGCGGGACGTGGTCTTCACGCATTTGTGATCGGGAGCGCGGGAGGGGAGCGGCGGCGAAGATTCGAAGGCGCGGTACGGCTCAGGGGTGAGACCCAGGACTCGTGACCTCACCCCCTCGTGTCACTACTTCTCCGGCTCGAACGTGAGCGCCGCCGAGTTCATGCAGTACCGCAGTCCCGTCGGCTTCGGGCCGTCGTCGAATACGTGTCCCAGGTGCGCCTCGCACCGCGCGCACCGGACCTCGTTTCGCTCCAGGAACAGGCTCCGGTCGCTGTGGGTCGAGACGTTCTCCTTGGCGATCGGCTGGTAGAAGCTCGGCCACCCCGTCCCCGACTCGAACTTCGTCTTCGAGGAGAAGAGCTCCGTCCCGCATCCGACGCACCGGTAGGTCCCGGCGTCGTGGTTGTCCCAGTACTTCCCGGTGAACGCGCGCTCCGTGCCGGCCTCGCGCGTCACGTGGTACTGCTCCGGGGTCAGCTGCTTCTTCCACTCGGCTTCGGTCTTCACGACCTTGCTCATGGTGACGTATCCCTTCTTCGCGGACGAGTAGATCCGGACCTTGGACGAGCCGGCGGACGAGCCGGCCGGGGGCGACTTGGCGAGCACCACCGCGGCTCCCGTGAGAAGGACCGCGAGCGCGGCGAGGACCGCGCGAGTCCTCATCGTTCCACTCCAAGGCAGGTTCATGGAGGCATCCCTCTCCGGCCGGTCCCTCACCCGGGGTATCGGCCCGTGATGTAATCCGTCAGGTATCGAATCTCGGCCTTCTGATCCTGCGAGAGCTGGCGAACCAGGTCGCCGATCGAGATCAGCCCGTCGACCGCGCCCTCCCGGAGCACCGGCAGGTGGCGGATCCGCCGTTCGGTCATGATCGCCATGCACGCCTCGACCGTGTCCTCCGGCCTCACGACGATCACCTTCTTCGTCATGATCGCCTCCACCGGCGTCTCGCGCGACGTCCGGCCCTTCAGGACGATCTCGCGCAGGTAGTCCCGCTCGGTTATGATGCCCGCGATTTCTTCGCCATCCAGGACCAGCAGCGAGCCCACGTTGCGATCCACCATGCGGCGGACCGCATCCAAGACGCTGGCCCCGCTCTCGATGGTGTGGACGTCGTGGCCCTTGACCCGTAGCAGATCGGAAACGGTTCCCATGGCGCACCTCCTGGGGGAGCGACACGGCTCCCCTCGATAGGCTAAACCCCGGAACCACCCGAATCCATCCTAGGTACGCGCACGGAGGTGACTCGTGACACGTCCGGTCGAGACTCCTGCCACCCTGGCCCTCGAAGACGGTATCTACTTTGAAGGCATTGGGTTCGGACGTATCGGTGAGACGTCGGGCGAGGTCGTTTTCAACACCGCGCTCTGCGGCTACCAGGAGGTCCTGACCGACCCCTCCTACCGGGGGCAGATCGTGGTCATGACCTATCCCCACATCGGGAACTACGGAGTGAACCGGGACGATGTCGAATCGGCGCGACCCCAGGTGGCCGGCTTCGTGGTCCGGGAGGCCTCCACGCGCGCGTCATCGTGGCGCGCCTCGGGCGAGCTCCATCGTTATTTGGACGAGGCGGGGGTCGTCGGGATCCGCGAGATCGACACCCGCGCCCTGACCCGGCACATCC from Candidatus Eisenbacteria bacterium includes:
- a CDS encoding CBS domain-containing protein; translated protein: MGTVSDLLRVKGHDVHTIESGASVLDAVRRMVDRNVGSLLVLDGEEIAGIITERDYLREIVLKGRTSRETPVEAIMTKKVIVVRPEDTVEACMAIMTERRIRHLPVLREGAVDGLISIGDLVRQLSQDQKAEIRYLTDYITGRYPG
- a CDS encoding universal stress protein, which codes for MNVLIGVDESPFSATAIEFVKRTPWPEGSRFRIVSVSPPIFPAAGDAAMPDVIAQLIEQQDRYHQEMAERAASGLREAGRAAEGVLISGDPRSVLVEEARRWEADLVVVGSHGRSGLKRVVLGSVAAHVASHAPCSVLIVRQPQSDSKD
- a CDS encoding methyltransferase domain-containing protein: MSRPGEDAILAELVRRSIDHPEDQLVALGSLVGARQYRMLYRLCRKYLPEGSRVLDWGAGNGHFSYFLQRSGYRAEGFSLLEPRFTRWLPDPSYAFTQGDPRDPVTLPYGDGTFDGVVSVGVLEHVRETGGSEAKSLAEIARVLRPGGAFLCYHFPNRYSWIDWAARRVPGMHHHDYRYTRGEIRRLAAGAGLHVVEVRRYGILPRNSGARLPRSLRTSGALARAWDAVDGGLAIPLSLFCQNYCFVAVKTGSARSSGGRTERNAR
- a CDS encoding MFS transporter; its protein translation is MEHSRDRIILYGAAFLRATATGMVAVLLGIHLARLGFDPAAIGGVVAAGLSGAAAAALLTTLAGDRAGRRLVLTVLALAAALGTGIVAFASDPALIGFAAFFGMLNGMGRDRGASMILDQVVLPATTTDRRRTAAFAKYNIAQDAGHALGSLLAGLPMLLRSVFPIGETESLRFGILATAGMLLLTAILYRGLSPAVEAEDGRRKRELSPSSRRVVTRISALFALDGVGGGFLTTALLSFFFYARFGVGEGVIGALFFGARVMNAFSHLGAAWLARRIGLVNTMVFTHIPSSLLLVTVTIAPSFAVAAALFLLREGLVEMDVPTRQSYVMAVVAPEERTVASGITHLVRLGAWAVAPAFAGFLMRGGSIAAPLWVGAGMKIGYDVLLYRAFRSVRPPEERAEPVLTATKQ
- a CDS encoding protein kinase, which encodes MRERVGSFKIIDRLGEGGMGVVYAAQDERLGRRVAIKMIRGEAASGDTRTRFWREARSAARISHPNVCQVYDVGEESGELWIAMELLEGEPLVNRLVQGAIPLDQAGSIALGVLSALEALHRHEIVHRDLKPSNVFLTSHGVKLLDFGLARPFDDTTRGVTVQDITATGLIVGTPRYMAPEQWKRESIDARTDLFAVGALLYEMLSGNPAFPGHGPAEIRHAALFENPPALSGPPAVIAMDRLIQRALAKKSADRFGSAPEMAAEIRSALRLLEGGEAPRARAVTRVMVLPFRCLRADEECEFLTFSLPDAITASLAGIDSIVVRSTLAASRFTGPNLDLKEIAEIAEVDLVVTGTLLRVGDQVRVSTQLLEAPYGTVLWTQSSQVSMIDLFQLQDSLARQVVESISEPLSGRERRSLQRDVPATAKAYEFYLRANQLAQESEGWTLARDLYLQCLEEDPKYAPAWAQLGRIYRVLAKYMDADSQENHLRAADAFHRALELNPDLSLAHNLYVYLEVEMGQAKEAMVRLLDRARARPSEAGLMAGLVQACRYCGILDASLAAAERAQRLDPSLPLSVTYTYWMMGDHERAMEKPRGHDLPFVRGYSLSTLGRNDEALDVFKELQRVLHPHARRFGTFMRCLLEGDREGALRDMRAIEASSFRDPEGLYFVARCYAYLGETEHALHLLDRIVEGGFYCDQTMAGDPWVDPIRTHPDFVRILRRSETMRREAVAAYLEHQGDRILGVHPRL
- the msrB gene encoding peptide-methionine (R)-S-oxide reductase MsrB; the protein is MRTRAVLAALAVLLTGAAVVLAKSPPAGSSAGSSKVRIYSSAKKGYVTMSKVVKTEAEWKKQLTPEQYHVTREAGTERAFTGKYWDNHDAGTYRCVGCGTELFSSKTKFESGTGWPSFYQPIAKENVSTHSDRSLFLERNEVRCARCEAHLGHVFDDGPKPTGLRYCMNSAALTFEPEK